Proteins co-encoded in one Nostoc sp. MS1 genomic window:
- a CDS encoding calcium-binding protein has protein sequence MADINGTPANNFLLGTEEIDSIFGADGNDILIGLEGDDFLSGDLGDDLVIGGAGNDTLYAGLSSEVPFAPGYGGDEGSTNILFGNSGNDLLFGSEGTDYIYGGSGDDQIEEGFLGGDDYLDGGDGNDFIRSGFGNDTLRGGDGNDLLIDLNFRFGGGNDYLDGGNGNDRLFGGIGNDTLNGGNGNDILTGADNPGNVPDESFVFGNREIDTLTGGKGSDTFVLGLAGLNRLGNIESFYGSRNREGNGELITQGNNDYALITDFNSTDDYIQLAGTINDYVLGSSGDGLPSGIGIYLTIPDSGQNELIAIVSGDTNLSLDASYFTYLG, from the coding sequence ATGGCAGACATTAACGGGACTCCTGCCAACAATTTTCTCCTGGGTACTGAAGAGATTGACTCAATTTTTGGTGCAGATGGAAATGACATTCTAATCGGTCTAGAAGGCGACGACTTTTTATCAGGTGACTTGGGCGATGATTTAGTTATCGGTGGTGCGGGGAACGATACTCTTTATGCTGGATTGAGCAGTGAAGTTCCTTTTGCACCTGGATACGGAGGGGACGAAGGCTCGACAAATATATTGTTCGGTAACAGTGGTAATGACCTGTTGTTTGGGTCAGAAGGTACTGACTACATATATGGTGGGTCAGGAGACGACCAAATCGAAGAAGGTTTTCTTGGGGGTGATGATTATCTAGATGGTGGTGATGGTAATGACTTTATCCGTAGCGGATTCGGCAATGACACTCTCCGAGGTGGGGATGGAAATGACCTGTTAATAGATTTAAACTTCAGATTTGGTGGAGGTAATGATTACCTTGATGGCGGTAACGGCAATGACCGTCTGTTTGGTGGCATCGGCAATGATACTCTTAATGGTGGCAATGGCAATGATATTCTCACAGGCGCAGATAACCCAGGAAATGTGCCGGATGAATCGTTCGTTTTTGGCAATAGGGAAATTGATACTTTAACTGGTGGCAAAGGCAGCGATACATTTGTCCTGGGGCTGGCTGGTTTAAATAGGCTCGGTAACATTGAGAGTTTTTATGGCAGTCGTAACCGTGAAGGTAACGGTGAATTAATCACACAAGGCAACAATGATTACGCACTCATTACTGACTTTAATTCAACGGATGATTATATTCAGCTTGCCGGAACAATCAACGATTACGTTTTAGGCTCATCTGGTGATGGTTTACCATCCGGTATCGGTATTTATTTGACTATCCCTGATAGCGGTCAAAATGAACTGATTGCTATTGTCTCTGGTGACACTAATTTGAGTCTCGACGCTAGCTACTTTACTTATCTGGGCTGA
- a CDS encoding DeoR/GlpR family DNA-binding transcription regulator codes for MLTAERRQFILEILHRDKKVLSSELSAVLKVSEDTIRRDLRELAESGFLQRVHGGALLVSPAIASYADRQKQAPKEKEAIARAAAKLIRTGQVVILNGGTTTLQVARHLPLDLQATIVTNSPPIAVALAEHPHIQVVMLGGQLYKKALVNVGVATIEALRMIRADLCMLGVCSLHPEVGISVPNLEEAYVKRAMIAGAAEVVGLATAEKLDTAAPYVVESIHALTYLVTAPTVSNKMLTTYKALGLTLVQDEDSDSTY; via the coding sequence ATGCTAACAGCAGAGCGACGACAATTCATCTTAGAAATTTTGCATCGTGATAAAAAGGTGCTGTCATCAGAACTTAGTGCTGTGCTAAAGGTTTCTGAGGATACGATTCGTCGGGATTTGCGGGAATTAGCCGAATCTGGTTTCTTGCAGCGCGTTCATGGCGGAGCGCTTTTGGTTTCTCCGGCGATCGCCAGTTATGCAGATCGGCAAAAACAAGCACCAAAAGAAAAAGAAGCGATTGCCCGTGCTGCTGCAAAATTGATTCGTACTGGGCAAGTGGTAATTTTAAATGGCGGTACGACAACTCTCCAAGTGGCCCGTCATTTACCTTTAGATTTACAAGCGACAATCGTCACAAATAGTCCGCCAATCGCTGTTGCATTAGCAGAGCATCCCCATATTCAAGTTGTAATGTTGGGCGGACAACTCTATAAAAAGGCTTTAGTGAACGTTGGTGTAGCAACAATCGAGGCATTGCGGATGATTCGTGCAGATTTGTGTATGTTGGGCGTATGTAGCCTACATCCAGAAGTTGGTATCAGTGTGCCGAATTTAGAAGAAGCCTATGTTAAACGAGCAATGATTGCTGGCGCTGCGGAAGTAGTTGGATTAGCGACAGCAGAGAAGTTAGACACAGCTGCTCCTTATGTAGTCGAGTCAATTCATGCACTAACTTATCTGGTAACTGCACCAACAGTCTCTAATAAGATGCTAACTACTTATAAAGCTTTAGGTTTAACGCTCGTCCAAGATGAAGACAGTGATAGTACTTATTAA
- a CDS encoding four helix bundle protein, protein MEKQPIKSHEDLEVYKMAFDAAMQIFELSKTFPVEERYSLTDQIRRSSRSVCANLAEAWRKRRYEAAFIAKLSDSEAEAAETQTWLKFAVKCNYLNAETARELYSTYNRILSILVTIINNPSPWIIKR, encoded by the coding sequence ATGGAAAAACAACCGATTAAAAGTCATGAGGATCTAGAAGTTTATAAAATGGCGTTCGACGCTGCTATGCAGATTTTTGAGCTTTCCAAAACTTTCCCAGTTGAGGAAAGATATTCATTAACTGATCAAATTCGTCGTTCATCACGTTCTGTTTGTGCTAATTTAGCTGAAGCTTGGAGAAAACGAAGGTATGAAGCTGCTTTTATTGCTAAATTAAGCGATAGTGAGGCTGAAGCGGCTGAAACTCAAACATGGTTGAAGTTTGCCGTTAAATGTAATTATCTTAACGCTGAAACAGCCAGAGAGCTTTACTCTACATATAACCGGATTTTAAGCATTTTAGTCACGATTATCAACAATCCATCACCCTGGATTATAAAGCGTTAA
- a CDS encoding AAA-like domain-containing protein, whose protein sequence is MWGGSLPIDAASYIKRQADDDLYKSLKAREFCYILNSRQAGKSSLRVQTIERLKIQDYACATIDITAITSQNITPEKWYAGVAHKLASSFEVKLNFRTWWSNQSHLSPVQRLNKFIAEVLLTEVSQSIAIFIDEIDNILTLNFDTDDFFGLIRECYEQRTKKLEYNRLNFAVFGVASPLGLIQDEGRSPFAIGRAIELSGFQLDEAAPLAQGLVGKVANPRAVLQEILQWTGGQPFLTQKLCQLICDAMPEQSVEEVVRVQILDNWELQDQPDHLRPIRDRLLFNPYLLELHEQILQQGEIIFDGREELLQLWLSGLVSKHDGKLRVYNRIYREVFGQSWMNEQVRPVGIGESLS, encoded by the coding sequence ATGTGGGGGGGTAGCTTACCAATTGATGCTGCCAGTTATATTAAGCGTCAAGCGGATGATGACTTATACAAATCATTGAAAGCACGAGAGTTTTGTTACATCCTCAACTCAAGACAGGCAGGTAAATCTAGTTTGCGAGTGCAGACTATAGAACGACTAAAAATTCAAGATTATGCTTGCGCCACTATTGATATAACAGCAATTACTAGCCAAAATATTACACCAGAGAAATGGTATGCTGGCGTGGCTCATAAATTGGCGAGTAGTTTTGAAGTGAAGCTCAATTTCCGAACTTGGTGGAGCAACCAAAGTCATCTTTCTCCAGTGCAGAGATTGAACAAATTTATTGCAGAAGTCTTGCTAACTGAAGTTTCTCAATCTATCGCCATTTTCATAGACGAGATTGATAATATTCTGACGCTGAATTTTGACACTGATGATTTCTTCGGATTAATCAGAGAGTGCTATGAGCAACGCACCAAAAAGCTAGAATACAATCGCCTCAACTTTGCGGTGTTTGGAGTAGCCTCGCCTTTAGGCTTAATTCAAGATGAAGGGCGTTCACCTTTCGCCATCGGTCGAGCCATAGAACTGAGCGGGTTTCAATTAGATGAAGCTGCACCTTTAGCTCAGGGATTGGTGGGCAAAGTCGCCAACCCAAGAGCAGTGTTACAAGAGATTTTGCAGTGGACTGGTGGACAACCGTTTCTCACCCAAAAGCTTTGCCAATTAATTTGTGATGCGATGCCAGAGCAAAGTGTGGAAGAGGTGGTGCGAGTGCAGATTTTGGACAACTGGGAATTGCAGGATCAGCCAGATCATCTGCGACCAATACGCGATCGCTTGCTCTTTAATCCTTATCTACTAGAACTGCACGAGCAGATTTTGCAACAAGGGGAAATAATATTCGATGGTCGTGAGGAACTTCTTCAGTTGTGGCTGTCTGGGTTGGTATCGAAGCATGATGGTAAGCTCAGGGTCTACAATCGCATCTATAGAGAAGTCTTTGGGCAAAGCTGGATGAATGAACAAGTGCGTCCCGTTGGAATTGGTGAAAGCTTAAGTTGA
- a CDS encoding transketolase C-terminal domain-containing protein has translation MTLTNTQFPIDLSAYKPLVLNPKNATLTNEQREILKGNIQLCRDAIILFTATGAARGVGGHTGGPYDTVPEVMILDAFFRGASQRFVPIFFDEAGHRAATQYLMATLHGELNAEQLLHYRQAHFDLPGHPELGLTPGVKFSSGRLGHIWPYVNGVTLANPGKVVFCLGSDGSQQEGNDAEAARLAVAQHLNVKLIIDDNDVTIAGHPSKYLPGFTVAKTLAGHGLKILEGDGEDLDDLYHRMSEAVNTQGPIAVINKRPMCPGIEGLEGSTHGHDVISVDLAIKYLESRKHTDAVEYLKNIQKPKQTYTFIGSSEKWGANRNVFGEAVVDVLSRMSQEERKQNVLVIDSDLEGSCGLKKIHDTYPEIFISSGIMERGNFSAAAGFGMDKGKQGIFATFSAFLEMCISEITMARLNYSNVLCHFSHAGIDDMADNTCHFGLNNMFADNGLDDGYATQLFFPADTNQMKACVEAVFFEPGLRFIFSTRSKVPNILDSNGKDLFGNGYKFVPGKDEVIREGTQGYIISFGDALYRSLDAVERLKHSGLDVGLINKPTLNVIDEEAIAKVGKAPFVLVVEAFNRRTGLGSRFGSWLLERGFTPKYAHLGTHKEGCGGLWEQYPHQGIDPVSIMNKVKDLVR, from the coding sequence ATGACACTTACTAATACGCAATTTCCCATTGATCTGAGTGCTTATAAACCTCTAGTTCTCAACCCCAAAAATGCAACGCTTACAAATGAGCAAAGAGAAATTCTTAAAGGAAACATTCAACTGTGCCGCGATGCGATCATCCTCTTTACAGCCACTGGTGCTGCCAGAGGAGTAGGCGGTCACACAGGTGGCCCTTACGATACAGTACCAGAAGTGATGATTCTCGACGCATTCTTCCGGGGAGCATCCCAGAGATTTGTGCCGATCTTTTTTGATGAAGCAGGGCATAGAGCTGCAACCCAGTACTTGATGGCAACCCTACATGGTGAGTTAAATGCCGAGCAACTTCTACACTATCGTCAGGCACATTTCGACTTACCAGGACATCCCGAACTAGGGCTAACTCCTGGTGTGAAGTTTAGTTCTGGACGACTGGGGCATATATGGCCCTACGTTAATGGTGTAACCTTAGCAAATCCTGGCAAAGTCGTTTTCTGTCTTGGTTCTGATGGCTCGCAGCAAGAAGGTAACGACGCGGAAGCTGCCCGTTTGGCAGTTGCTCAACATCTCAATGTCAAGCTAATTATTGATGATAACGATGTTACCATTGCCGGACATCCATCCAAATATCTACCTGGTTTCACAGTTGCCAAAACTTTAGCAGGTCATGGGTTGAAAATACTAGAAGGAGACGGCGAAGACTTAGACGATTTATATCATCGTATGAGCGAAGCAGTAAATACTCAAGGGCCGATTGCTGTGATCAACAAACGCCCTATGTGTCCGGGTATTGAAGGGTTAGAAGGCTCCACTCATGGTCACGATGTGATCTCGGTAGACTTGGCAATTAAATATCTCGAATCACGCAAACATACAGATGCTGTTGAATATCTGAAAAACATTCAAAAACCCAAACAGACCTATACTTTTATTGGTTCTAGCGAAAAATGGGGTGCTAACCGCAATGTGTTTGGTGAAGCAGTGGTTGATGTTTTAAGTCGAATGAGTCAAGAAGAACGCAAGCAAAACGTATTGGTGATTGACAGCGATTTAGAAGGTTCTTGCGGACTTAAGAAAATTCACGATACATACCCCGAAATATTTATTTCCTCTGGAATTATGGAACGGGGGAACTTCTCTGCTGCTGCTGGGTTTGGTATGGATAAAGGAAAGCAAGGAATTTTTGCAACTTTTAGTGCTTTCTTAGAAATGTGCATTTCCGAAATTACGATGGCAAGGCTAAACTACTCAAATGTTCTTTGTCACTTTTCCCATGCAGGTATAGATGACATGGCAGATAACACATGCCATTTCGGTTTGAACAATATGTTTGCTGACAACGGCTTGGATGATGGCTACGCAACACAGCTGTTCTTTCCCGCAGATACTAATCAGATGAAAGCTTGTGTAGAAGCTGTGTTCTTTGAGCCGGGACTACGATTCATTTTCTCCACTCGTTCTAAAGTACCGAATATTCTTGACAGCAACGGTAAAGATTTGTTTGGTAATGGGTATAAATTTGTTCCTGGTAAAGATGAGGTGATTCGAGAAGGAACGCAAGGCTATATCATCAGTTTTGGTGATGCTCTCTATCGTAGCCTTGATGCAGTCGAACGTCTCAAACACTCAGGGCTAGATGTAGGTTTGATTAATAAACCAACCTTAAATGTTATTGATGAAGAAGCGATCGCTAAAGTCGGTAAAGCTCCTTTTGTCCTTGTAGTAGAAGCGTTCAATCGTCGAACTGGATTAGGTAGCCGTTTTGGTTCCTGGCTGTTAGAGCGTGGGTTTACTCCCAAATACGCTCATCTTGGGACTCATAAAGAAGGTTGCGGCGGTTTATGGGAACAGTATCCACATCAAGGTATCGATCCAGTGAGTATTATGAACAAGGTTAAAGACTTAGTTAGATAA
- a CDS encoding Ig-like domain-containing protein yields the protein MVQLNKNNITNQYLYGQLTTPTNLADESLIRSKDVTTEVEVDVIEFMVTGAGRFAVGSQFTLVQRFFAPFLTSPTVPPGRYTKAELGVITGLDTFSWSMQQYNWDDDIDDYFDRVWVYNSMEFSISDDAVFIVEADGSKRIENFAVFPRLNVQENFDLESDDGLTGIANSVVKPYIDPWGIGRKVNINFSDADLIPRTTYTSQDFADDLNRDWFVSTPEAIARIALGQDDFVDGLFDDGVTKFLDGNKPIIYGSPDADSLIASDIDFISAPPPFGLNEAPLLAPFRSNGLVLIAGNGDDTVKGLDRDDLILGGEGNDNLDGGLGDDIFVGGAGNDTIEGGSFLFGLFQGKDTAVYRGALSEYDIEFLPDDSIRLSDKVAGRDDSDTLLGVDIAKFSDISVNLAPGQDIAFVIDTTGSMFDDIDAVKASASNIIDAIFNSEGGFLNSRIAVVGYNDPATNTFLSFTDQLKIDDRKTAAINAINSISVGGGGDFPEAVNAGLIRALSGGAGEWREEAASRRIILFGDAPPKDTDLRAQVLELASNVGISFSSSSLMSMSITGDIETSSVANGLAVTRFAVTAMDTDGAPVTIPVEIFTVLIGNDPTTTADFESLAAATGGKTFNAANASEVVDVLIAAIKTPINETPIAQDDTATTQQDTAVNVPVLINDSDSDGDALAIKSFTQGSNGIVTLNDNGTSADTTDDFLVYTPATQSDPSIGFIDSFTYTLSDRTGATSTAEVSVAVGKIENGGNGNDTLIGTPGNDQLLGGNGNDILEGGLGDDSLDAGLDDDTLTDLEGNNTFYTGEGNNVVTAGSGNDVIYAGSGNDIINAGNGKNQIYAAEGNNLIGTGSGDDVIYAGSGSDWIFTGAGDDVIYAAEGNNLIAAGTGDNLVYSGSDRDLFVLVSGAGSTTIDQFQSYDQLGLLGGLSFDQLSITTNQQGDEFSTRISIAATGDLLASLKWVETSSITPNSFVDLESLGISLLNGDASRSNLAGLMTSGAETGLSVASVLDLQQQAIASGSPLNLA from the coding sequence ATGGTTCAACTCAATAAAAATAACATAACAAATCAATATCTATACGGACAATTAACGACTCCAACAAATCTTGCAGATGAGAGTCTGATTCGCTCTAAAGATGTTACTACAGAGGTGGAAGTAGATGTAATAGAGTTTATGGTAACGGGTGCTGGCAGATTTGCTGTTGGAAGTCAATTTACTCTAGTACAAAGATTTTTTGCTCCCTTTTTAACATCGCCAACAGTTCCTCCCGGCAGATATACCAAAGCAGAATTAGGAGTAATAACTGGATTGGATACTTTTAGTTGGAGTATGCAACAGTATAACTGGGACGATGATATTGATGATTATTTTGATCGAGTTTGGGTATACAACTCGATGGAGTTTTCGATTTCTGATGATGCAGTATTTATTGTTGAAGCTGATGGTAGTAAAAGAATAGAAAATTTTGCGGTTTTTCCTCGGCTAAATGTTCAAGAAAATTTTGATCTAGAATCGGATGATGGTTTGACAGGAATAGCTAACTCAGTTGTCAAACCGTATATAGATCCTTGGGGTATCGGTCGAAAAGTTAATATTAATTTCAGTGATGCCGATTTAATTCCTAGAACCACCTACACCTCACAAGATTTTGCTGACGACCTCAACCGTGATTGGTTTGTTTCTACTCCAGAAGCAATAGCTAGAATTGCGTTGGGTCAAGATGATTTTGTAGATGGATTATTTGACGATGGTGTAACGAAATTTCTAGATGGGAATAAACCCATTATTTATGGATCTCCAGATGCCGATAGTCTTATCGCCTCAGATATTGACTTTATCAGCGCTCCTCCACCATTTGGACTGAATGAAGCTCCACTACTCGCTCCTTTTAGAAGTAACGGACTTGTCTTGATTGCTGGTAATGGAGATGATACCGTTAAAGGCTTAGATCGAGACGATCTAATACTTGGTGGCGAGGGTAACGATAACCTTGATGGCGGTCTTGGCGATGATATTTTCGTCGGTGGTGCTGGCAATGACACTATAGAAGGCGGTTCTTTTCTGTTCGGACTCTTTCAAGGAAAGGATACTGCCGTTTACAGAGGCGCACTGTCCGAGTATGATATTGAATTTTTACCAGATGACTCAATTCGGCTCTCGGATAAAGTCGCAGGTCGAGATGATTCCGACACGCTTTTGGGTGTTGATATTGCGAAATTTTCAGACATATCGGTCAACCTTGCGCCAGGGCAGGACATCGCCTTCGTCATAGACACAACTGGCAGTATGTTCGATGACATCGACGCGGTCAAAGCCAGCGCCAGTAACATTATCGATGCGATCTTCAATAGCGAGGGTGGCTTTCTTAATTCTCGGATCGCTGTGGTCGGATACAACGATCCGGCAACAAATACTTTTCTTTCCTTCACTGATCAGCTAAAGATCGATGATCGAAAGACCGCAGCTATCAACGCGATCAACAGCATCTCGGTCGGCGGTGGTGGCGATTTTCCCGAAGCGGTAAATGCCGGACTGATCCGCGCGCTCTCTGGTGGTGCTGGAGAGTGGCGAGAAGAAGCGGCCTCTCGACGGATCATCCTGTTCGGCGACGCGCCGCCCAAAGACACTGATCTTCGCGCACAGGTACTTGAGCTTGCATCCAATGTGGGAATTTCTTTCTCCAGCAGCAGCCTCATGTCAATGTCGATCACAGGCGATATCGAAACTAGTAGCGTTGCTAACGGCCTCGCCGTGACGCGGTTCGCTGTGACGGCAATGGATACTGACGGCGCTCCAGTTACAATTCCGGTGGAAATCTTCACTGTTCTGATTGGCAACGACCCGACCACGACCGCCGATTTTGAAAGCCTCGCTGCTGCAACCGGTGGCAAGACTTTTAACGCGGCTAATGCTTCTGAAGTGGTCGATGTGCTGATCGCAGCCATTAAGACACCGATCAATGAAACCCCAATCGCCCAAGATGATACAGCAACCACCCAACAAGACACGGCAGTGAACGTACCTGTGTTAATCAATGACAGTGACTCAGATGGTGATGCCTTAGCCATCAAGAGCTTCACTCAGGGCAGTAATGGAATAGTTACTCTCAATGACAACGGTACATCCGCCGACACCACCGACGATTTCCTCGTTTATACCCCAGCTACCCAATCAGATCCCAGTATCGGGTTTATTGACAGCTTTACATATACCCTCTCCGATAGAACCGGTGCAACATCCACCGCAGAGGTGAGCGTCGCAGTCGGGAAAATCGAAAATGGCGGCAATGGCAACGATACCCTCATCGGCACTCCTGGCAACGACCAACTCTTGGGCGGCAATGGCAACGATATCCTCGAAGGTGGTTTAGGAGATGATTCCCTTGATGCTGGTCTTGATGACGATACCCTCACAGACTTAGAAGGTAACAATACCTTCTACACAGGTGAAGGTAATAACGTAGTTACCGCAGGTTCTGGGAATGATGTCATCTATGCAGGCTCCGGTAATGACATTATTAACGCAGGCAATGGTAAAAACCAAATCTACGCCGCAGAAGGTAACAATCTGATTGGCACAGGTTCTGGGGATGATGTCATCTATGCAGGTTCCGGCAGCGACTGGATATTTACAGGTGCGGGAGATGATGTCATTTATGCCGCAGAAGGTAACAACTTAATTGCAGCAGGCACTGGCGATAACTTAGTTTATAGTGGTAGCGATCGTGATTTATTTGTTCTTGTCTCCGGTGCTGGTTCTACCACCATTGACCAATTCCAAAGCTACGATCAGCTTGGTCTTCTTGGTGGTTTGAGCTTCGATCAACTGTCCATCACCACAAACCAGCAGGGCGATGAGTTCTCCACTCGTATCAGTATTGCCGCTACCGGAGATTTACTTGCCAGCCTCAAGTGGGTAGAAACTAGTTCCATCACCCCCAACTCATTTGTTGATTTAGAAAGCTTAGGAATATCACTACTAAATGGAGACGCAAGTCGTAGCAACCTCGCTGGGTTGATGACTTCTGGTGCTGAAACAGGATTATCTGTTGCTTCAGTCCTTGATCTCCAGCAGCAGGCAATCGCCTCTGGTAGTCCTTTGAATCTTGCCTGA
- a CDS encoding AAA-like domain-containing protein has product MKPTKSLVYEYYVGGSLPINAPSYIKRQADEDLYQALISGEFCYVLNSRQAGKSSLRVQTTERLKKRGYACACVDVTATSGNNITVNQWYATIIRILTSSFELLTKFNLRNWWNQWENISPVQRLNKFIEEVLLVEVSQPIVIFIEEIDNILTLNFDTDDLFGLIRQCYNQRTQKPEYNRLNFAVLGVALPLGLIQDQGRSPFAIGRAIELSGFELDEPAPLAQGLVGKVSNPRAVLQEILQWTGGQPFLTQKLCQLICDAMPGQSVEEVVRVQILDNWELQDQPDHLRPIRDRLFFNPRLLQLKEQILQQGEITCDGSEELLQLRLSGLVSKHDGKLRVYNRIYKEVFGQSWMND; this is encoded by the coding sequence ATGAAACCAACAAAAAGCTTAGTATACGAATATTATGTGGGGGGTAGTTTACCAATTAATGCTCCTAGTTACATCAAGCGTCAAGCAGATGAAGACTTGTACCAAGCATTAATATCCGGTGAGTTTTGTTATGTCTTAAATTCGCGGCAAGCAGGTAAATCTAGTTTGCGAGTGCAGACTACGGAACGACTAAAAAAGCGAGGTTATGCCTGCGCCTGCGTTGATGTAACAGCAACAAGTGGAAACAACATTACGGTTAATCAGTGGTACGCAACTATTATTCGTATTCTCACAAGTAGTTTTGAACTTTTAACAAAGTTCAATCTACGAAATTGGTGGAACCAGTGGGAAAATATTTCTCCTGTACAAAGATTAAACAAATTTATTGAAGAAGTATTATTAGTTGAAGTTAGTCAACCTATCGTCATTTTCATAGAAGAGATTGACAATATTCTTACATTAAATTTTGACACTGACGATTTGTTCGGATTAATCAGACAGTGCTACAACCAACGCACTCAAAAACCAGAATACAACCGCCTCAACTTTGCGGTGTTGGGAGTAGCTTTGCCTTTAGGCTTGATTCAAGATCAAGGGCGCTCACCCTTCGCCATCGGTCGAGCAATTGAATTAAGTGGTTTTGAATTAGATGAACCTGCACCTTTAGCTCAAGGATTGGTGGGGAAAGTCTCTAATCCAAGAGCAGTGCTACAAGAGATTTTGCAGTGGACTGGTGGACAACCGTTTCTCACCCAAAAGCTTTGCCAACTAATTTGTGATGCGATGCCAGGGCAGAGTGTTGAAGAGGTGGTGCGAGTGCAGATTTTGGACAATTGGGAATTGCAGGATCAGCCAGATCATCTGCGACCAATACGCGATCGCTTGTTCTTCAATCCCCGGCTGTTGCAACTGAAAGAGCAGATTTTACAGCAAGGGGAAATAACCTGCGATGGTAGTGAGGAACTTCTTCAGTTGCGGCTGTCTGGGTTGGTATCGAAGCATGATGGTAAGCTCAGGGTCTACAATCGCATCTATAAGGAAGTCTTTGGGCAAAGCTGGATGAATGATTAG